The nucleotide sequence TCCGGCGATGACAAAGCCGGTTCTCAGTTGCAACAAATCGGTCAGCAGCTTTTGAAACTGGCGGAACAGAGCAAAGCGTTACAGACCTCCCTTCGGGATGGCCTTGAGGTTGTTCTCCCCAATGACGACCATTGGTCGCGGATTAGAATTTTGCAGAGCCAGGAAGAAGAGCGCGCCCAATTGGCCCACGAGTTAGAAGAGGGGGTCGGCCAATTATTGGCCAATGCGGTTTTTGAATTGGCTTCTTGCCGGCACCTGCTCACCGGCGGCCAGGACGTAACCGGGGGGCTGGATGCCTTGCAGACAGAATTGGAGCAGGGCTTGGCCGATATACGTCACTTTATTACCGATTTGGAACCGGCCACGATTTTGGGAAATTTTGGCCTGGGCGGCGGTATCCGGCGCTACCTGGAGCAATATGAAGCCCGAACCGGCCTAAAAACCCGGCTGCGCATCAACACCAATCTGGGCCGTTTGCCCAGCATCATTGAAATGGCTATTTTTAGGATTTTGCAAGAAATATTGCACAACGTGGCTGCTCATGCCAATGCCGCCCAGGTTGACCTAGTGATTGAAGAAAACAATGCCGCCATTGAATTCAGTGTGATTGACAACGGAGATGGCCTGGTTTCAGAAAAAATCGGCGTCTCCAGAAAGAACCTGGGCTTGGCCAGAATGGTTGACTACACTGAATTGTTAAATGGAAATTTGCGGGTTTTAAGCGAACCGGGACGCGGGACACAGGTAATTTTATCGGTGCCTTATTCAACACTTTAACTATCAGGGAGATTAATTGAAATGGCTAAAACAAGTGTCATGCTGGTTGACGATCATTCTCTATTTCGACAGGGACTACGCCGGGTTCTTGAAGCAGAAGAGGATTTAGAAGTGATTATGGAAGTGGCCGATGGAGAAGAAGCCTTACGCCTGGCTAAACAACTTGCGCCGGATGTAGTGATTATGGACATTAATCTGCCCCGCATGAATGGCTTGCAGGTGACGCGAGAGTTGAAGCACGCGGTGCCCGAAATAGCCATCATTATGCTTACGGCTTATCATGATGATGAGCAGATTTTCCATTCGGTTCGCGCCGGGGCAGCCGCCTATTTCCCCAAAGATGTTACCCCGCGTCGTTTGGTAGAAGCTGTGCGGCAAGTCAGTCAAGGAAATTATGTAATTGATGACGAAGTGCTTGACAAACCGGAGGTAGCCTCCTGGCTCTTGCAGCAGTTTGATAAAGTGGCCTACATTGACGGCTTGCCCAACGAGATGTTCGCCCCCCTCTCGCCGCGAGAAATGGAAATTTTGCAGCACATCGCCAAGGGTCAAAGCAATAAAGAGGTGGCCTACGAGCTGGGCATTAGCCGCCAGACCGTCAAAAACCATATGACCAGCATCCTCAGAAAACTGGCCGTAAACGACCGTACCCAGGCCGCCCTCTATGCCGTGCGCCGGGGTTGGATTCGCTTACACGATGAAGAAGAATAAGACATAGCGGTAGCAGAAGATAAGGAGACTTTGTAGGATGGAATTGCGCGCTTTGATGGCCAATGAAGATGCCGCTCCCGTGGAAGCGGCGGCTACGCCGGCCGATATCCTGGGCCAGACCGGCCAGGAGTACGAACAAATCCAAAAAGAGCTAAAAGAAATAGATATCTTGATCAAACAGAGTACGGCTGAAGTGGAGAAACTGGCCCAACGCAACGCCCAACTCACCAATAAAGTGCGGACCATGGAGAGCAACATTGACACCGTTCCACGTCAGGATATTAAAGAAATCTACACGGCGGCCCAAGAAGCCCAGATGCGCCTCTTTATGATGCGCGGCCAGGTGGAGCAATTGCAGAGCCGGCAAGAGAACCTGAAACGGTTTGCCGACAGTTTGCACCGGGTTTTAGAAGTTTCCGGCAGCCTCTTGCCTGCCGGCGGCGAGGCCAGCAGTGTAAAAAGTAGTGAGCATGATCCCCAGAGCAATGCCATTGTTAAAATTATTGACGCCCAGGAAACCGAGCGACAACATCTATCTAACCAGTTACATGATGGCCCGGCCCAATCGCTCACCAACCTCATTCTCCAGGCCGAAATCTGTGAGCGCCTGTTCGACTCTGACCCCATGCGGGCCAGGGCCGAATTGACCGAACTCAAACACGCGGTCAGCGATACCTTCCAAAAAGTGCGCGGCTTTATTTTTGACCTCCGGCCGATGATGCTCGATGACCTGGGCCTGACGCCTACGCTCAAAAAGAGCATTGAGGATTACCAGGAAAAAACCGGCCTGGCCTGTAACTTGACCATCAGCGGCAAAGATACCCGCCTGCCGCCCCATACCGAAGTCACAGTGTTTCGGATTATCCAGCAGTCGCTGAACAATGTGCGCGACCATGCCCAGGCTACCCACGTGCAAATAGCCGTGGACGTAGCCGTTGATAAAATCACCGCCTCGGTTGAGGATGACGGCGTTGGCTTTGACGTGACCGAAGCCCTCTCTGCTTCGCAGCAGCGTAAGACCATTGGTTTGAGCACTATGCAGGAACGGATTGAGATGTTAGGCGGCGAATTGAAAATTGACAGCTCGCCAAACAAAGGCACCCGCATAGATTTTTGGCTCCCGGCAGCTTAAACCTGACCCGCCAACACCGGGCCATTCCCCAGGACCGGGTTTTCCTAAACTGTTGTCCTACCTCCTGCATTTTTTGGGCTGCCCATAACTATCCCCGGCCCCCAAATCCGGGCCAGGCCCAATGACCTTGGTCACATTGACACCCCCCCGGTTAGAATCTATAATTTTGTTTGACAAAAAAGTGAGGTTTGGTAAAAAGCGTCCAAAACCTTAAAATTAGTTGGTCACTTTATCCAACCGTATCTTTTCGGGGCAGAGTTAGACTTTATGAGTAGACAACTGGCTAAATTTATTTGACTATTATGGTTTAAGGAGTCTGGACGTGGTACGAAAAAGTCTAAAAGGTCAAAGTCTGGTAGAATTTGCCTTGATTTTGCCCCTGCTGCTGATGCTTTTGTTGGGTGTTGTTGAAGGCGCGCGCATTATCTGGGCTTATATTACGGTGCAAAATGCCGCCAGAGAGGCGGCCCGGTACGCCGTCACCGGGCGGCCTTTTGCCTGTTCCAGCGATCCTGGGGCCGACGATGTGCCAGCCGCTTATAATCCGGCAAATTATTGCGATGATGTAAGCCGGGGCGATCCCTGGTCCCCTCAAGTGTTAACCTCAACCCGGGTGAAGGCTATTAAAGAGGAGGCGGCCAAGCATGGTAATACTTTGAACGTTACCATTATGGCCACCGGTAGTTTGCAGATGTTTAACGATCATCGGGAAACGCCAGGGGCTTTTGGGGTGGCCGTTATGGGCCAGGATGCCACCAATCAGGGCGGGCTGGCCGACTATGCCGGACAGCCCGGCTGGGATGTTAGAGTAGAAACCTACTACAATGTTATCATGTTCGATCCCATCTACGACTTCATCATGGGCGGAAATAGCGTTCACCTGGCCGGGCAGGTAGAGTTGCAGAACGAAGGCATAGACCCCAGCGTGAGCGGCTATACCGGTGGCATAACATTTCAATCCGATAGCTGCGCCCCTAACTGCGGGTCAAGTACGGTACCCTATATTTCGGTTCAGGATGAGTTCAACGACTTTTCCGAACCCCAGGGCAGTAACTTTAGTGTTTCCGTAAACGACCACCAGGCCAATACCGCCTATAAACTATGGTTCGTTCACCAAGCCGACCCGGCGCATGTTTATTCGCTTGATTTTGTCACCGATAACCTGGGCAGCAAACTTTTGAACTTTGTGATTTCAGCCTCGGCCCGGCCTTCTCCGGCCGGCCCGGAATACAAAATCTATACCACCCTGGCCAGTAATACCACGCCGGTGGCCGCCTGCCTGAGCGATTTGCCCACCAACGCCCCCTGTTTTCAGGTTACTATGGGCGATGCCACCGTGGAAGTGCGCAATATCAACAGCGGCGAACACAGGCAACAACCGCTGGCCCAGGCCCGCTGGCCCATTAGCTCCTCTATTCCCATTTACCTTTATGGGCATGATGTTAATACCGACTATACCATGAAGTTTAACAACCTGAACAGCACCGCGGCCCCGGGCGAATTGTTATTTGATGGCTCCCCTACCACAATCATTCCTACGGATAGTCAATTTGGCACCAATGAAAATAACGAACCCGGCTATTACATTGCCACCGGCTACCTGCCCGGTAACTTGACCATTGCTTCCGAAGGCCCGCTGGGGGCTGTGGCCTCCTCCACCCTTGAACTGCGGGCCGCCGATATGA is from Anaerolineae bacterium and encodes:
- a CDS encoding response regulator transcription factor, translated to MAKTSVMLVDDHSLFRQGLRRVLEAEEDLEVIMEVADGEEALRLAKQLAPDVVIMDINLPRMNGLQVTRELKHAVPEIAIIMLTAYHDDEQIFHSVRAGAAAYFPKDVTPRRLVEAVRQVSQGNYVIDDEVLDKPEVASWLLQQFDKVAYIDGLPNEMFAPLSPREMEILQHIAKGQSNKEVAYELGISRQTVKNHMTSILRKLAVNDRTQAALYAVRRGWIRLHDEEE
- a CDS encoding sensor histidine kinase; the protein is MELRALMANEDAAPVEAAATPADILGQTGQEYEQIQKELKEIDILIKQSTAEVEKLAQRNAQLTNKVRTMESNIDTVPRQDIKEIYTAAQEAQMRLFMMRGQVEQLQSRQENLKRFADSLHRVLEVSGSLLPAGGEASSVKSSEHDPQSNAIVKIIDAQETERQHLSNQLHDGPAQSLTNLILQAEICERLFDSDPMRARAELTELKHAVSDTFQKVRGFIFDLRPMMLDDLGLTPTLKKSIEDYQEKTGLACNLTISGKDTRLPPHTEVTVFRIIQQSLNNVRDHAQATHVQIAVDVAVDKITASVEDDGVGFDVTEALSASQQRKTIGLSTMQERIEMLGGELKIDSSPNKGTRIDFWLPAA